A stretch of DNA from Microlunatus sp. Gsoil 973:
GGCAGTGAAGTAGTCGCCCCAGTAGCCGACGCCGTAGAACAGGGCGATAACCGCCAGAACCGGCTTCGAGAGCGGTAACACGATGTGCCAGAAGACTTGGGCGGCATTAGCGCCGTCCAGGTACGCGCTGTCAGTCAGTTCTTCTGGGATGTTCATGAAGAATTGCCGAATGACAATCAGGTTGAATGCGTTGACCAGTGCTGGGAGTACAAGTGCCGCGTAGTTGTCGAGTAACCCGAGGTACCGAATCAACAGATAGTTGGGGATGATGCCCGGGCTGAACAACACATACAGCGGAAGAAACCGCGAAGGACTCGCCGACACCTCGTGCCGCCAGTCCAATGGCACATACGGCACCGGGTCACCGTTCAGCGTCCAGTGCGACGTCTCACGCTGCCCGTTCTCGTAGCCGGCCCACACCACATCAGATGGCGCAAAGGCAATGACCCCGGCGACAGCGGGTGACAGTGCACCGCATAGCAACGCGGCTTCCGATCCGAACGACGACCCGATCACGTACACCCGATCGCAGGACTGCCGCAGCACCTCGATACGTCGAAGGAATGTCTC
This window harbors:
- a CDS encoding carbohydrate ABC transporter permease, which encodes MLRQDGSVIRVDLADPEGVRWLPDRPAGDGVLVLAGSSGRIDEDRVRIFAGYGCVAESIRWFGGPGQHDGPWEIPLETFLRRIEVLRQSCDRVYVIGSSFGSEAALLCGALSPAVAGVIAFAPSDVVWAGYENGQRETSHWTLNGDPVPYVPLDWRHEVSASPSRFLPLYVLFSPGIIPNYLLIRYLGLLDNYAALVLPALVNAFNLIVIRQFFMNIPEELTDSAYLDGANAAQVFWHIVLPLSKPVLAVIALFYGVGYWGDYFTALLYLNDSSKWPIQLVLRLYVIQGEPVTNGVQAVASRPMPPSEAIQMAVVVLATIPILLVYPFLQRYFTRGVLTGAIKG